One part of the Arachidicoccus terrestris genome encodes these proteins:
- a CDS encoding glutaminase family protein: protein MYQVPSRGNTGFKRKWRLTGALLLSGAFTVLSAQQKAPSYPLITHDSYFSIWSASDQLNESTTRHWTGAEQSLVGIIQVDDRFYRFLGKTPLSYKDVLATTQHQPYSARYTFEKPLGDWASAAYNDMRWTAGQAPFGDNSHDAKTAWKSEDIWMRRSFEADPSTLGDAPVLLSIRHDDNVEVYLNGKEIFQKEGWTEKYIKPALSVDVRSLLKKGKNVLAIHCANTKGGAYLDAGLVQAVSQDVIKAVQPAEQTDVTVKATQTVYQFKAGNVGLSVQFVSPLLLDRMDILSRPVSYIDYQVKVLDGKAHRIKLYLGVSSDIAVDQPSEQVIAFRKNERGLSFLKTGTTAQAILQKKGDNVRINWGYFYVGAKQSASLKQYISKSGIEGVSSFLNGTSTEAPSMQGKGLSLNTVQDLGQVSSNASTYIELAYDERFSVQFFHENLRPWWNKDGKHTIEEQLLNAADDHDQVISLCNRFDQSLRDSALKAGGEKYARLLELAYRQSIAAHGIVKSPKGELLFMSKENFSNGSINTVDITYPSSPLYLLYNPDLLKGMMNGIFYYSESGKWKKPFPAHDLGTYPLANGQTYGEDMPVEEAGNMVILTAAIATVEGNADYAAKHWKELTTWTNYLVEQGMDPTNQLCTDDFAGHLARNANLSVKAIEAVGAYGKLAGMLGKSDIAEKYGRTAKQMADKWQQMAGAGDHYTLTFGGPAKSWSQKYNMIWDKMLGINAFPESVAAKELAFYKTKQLRFGLPLDSRKTYTKSDWILWTASMAKTRSDFEFFIDPVYKFATETPDRVPLSDWYETTDAHQVGFQARSVVGGFYMRLLEKQLLNN, encoded by the coding sequence ATGTATCAAGTACCTTCCCGGGGCAACACAGGATTCAAAAGGAAATGGCGCTTAACCGGCGCTCTGTTATTATCCGGAGCATTCACTGTTCTTTCTGCACAGCAGAAGGCCCCCTCCTATCCGCTTATTACGCATGACAGTTATTTCAGCATCTGGTCAGCCTCTGATCAGTTAAACGAAAGCACGACCAGACATTGGACAGGCGCGGAGCAGTCCCTTGTTGGGATCATTCAGGTGGATGACCGGTTTTACCGATTTTTGGGAAAGACGCCTCTCTCCTATAAAGATGTATTGGCAACAACGCAGCATCAGCCCTACAGTGCCCGTTATACTTTCGAGAAGCCGTTGGGAGACTGGGCAAGTGCCGCTTACAATGACATGAGGTGGACAGCAGGGCAAGCCCCTTTTGGAGATAACAGCCATGATGCAAAAACCGCCTGGAAGTCAGAGGATATCTGGATGCGCCGTAGCTTTGAGGCCGATCCCTCCACTTTAGGAGACGCTCCCGTTTTGTTGAGTATTCGCCATGATGATAATGTCGAAGTGTATCTTAACGGAAAAGAGATCTTTCAAAAAGAGGGCTGGACAGAAAAATATATAAAGCCGGCCTTATCCGTTGATGTAAGAAGCCTGCTTAAAAAAGGCAAAAATGTACTGGCCATTCATTGCGCTAATACAAAGGGCGGAGCCTATCTGGACGCCGGACTGGTGCAGGCCGTCAGTCAGGATGTCATAAAAGCCGTACAGCCCGCTGAACAGACAGACGTAACCGTAAAAGCGACCCAGACAGTTTATCAGTTCAAAGCCGGTAATGTAGGCCTTTCTGTGCAGTTTGTTTCTCCGCTGTTACTGGATAGAATGGATATTCTTTCCCGGCCTGTTTCTTATATTGACTATCAGGTAAAGGTGCTAGATGGCAAGGCACACCGCATTAAGCTTTATTTGGGCGTGAGCTCAGACATTGCCGTTGACCAGCCTTCTGAACAGGTAATTGCATTTCGTAAAAACGAAAGAGGGCTCTCTTTCCTTAAAACAGGAACGACTGCCCAGGCGATCTTACAAAAGAAAGGCGATAATGTGCGGATCAACTGGGGCTATTTTTATGTCGGCGCCAAACAGTCTGCCAGCTTAAAACAATATATTTCTAAATCAGGAATAGAAGGTGTCAGTTCTTTTTTAAACGGGACTTCTACCGAAGCACCTTCTATGCAGGGCAAAGGGCTCAGTCTGAATACGGTACAGGACCTGGGTCAGGTAAGCAGTAATGCATCTACCTATATAGAGCTGGCCTACGATGAAAGATTTTCTGTGCAGTTTTTTCATGAAAATCTCAGACCCTGGTGGAATAAAGACGGCAAACATACAATTGAAGAGCAGCTGCTAAATGCGGCTGATGACCATGATCAGGTAATATCTCTGTGCAACCGGTTTGACCAAAGCCTGAGAGATAGCGCCCTAAAGGCTGGTGGAGAAAAATACGCCCGACTGTTAGAGCTGGCCTATCGTCAGAGTATTGCAGCGCACGGTATTGTAAAATCTCCTAAAGGAGAACTGCTGTTCATGTCTAAAGAGAATTTCAGCAATGGATCAATCAATACCGTGGACATAACCTATCCGTCTTCACCCCTGTATTTATTATATAACCCTGATTTATTAAAGGGAATGATGAATGGTATTTTCTATTACAGTGAAAGCGGTAAATGGAAAAAACCTTTCCCTGCACATGACCTGGGGACCTACCCCCTTGCCAATGGTCAGACCTACGGAGAGGACATGCCAGTAGAAGAAGCCGGCAACATGGTAATCTTGACTGCGGCCATTGCAACCGTTGAGGGGAATGCAGATTATGCAGCCAAGCACTGGAAGGAACTGACAACCTGGACCAATTACCTGGTAGAACAAGGCATGGATCCGACCAATCAGCTTTGTACAGATGACTTTGCAGGGCATTTAGCCAGAAACGCCAATCTTTCTGTCAAGGCGATTGAGGCCGTAGGGGCCTATGGAAAGTTGGCCGGCATGCTGGGTAAAAGCGATATTGCCGAAAAGTATGGCCGGACGGCAAAGCAAATGGCTGATAAATGGCAGCAGATGGCGGGTGCCGGCGATCATTATACCCTCACTTTCGGAGGGCCGGCGAAGAGCTGGAGTCAGAAATATAATATGATATGGGATAAAATGCTTGGAATAAATGCTTTCCCTGAATCTGTGGCTGCGAAAGAACTGGCTTTTTATAAAACAAAGCAGCTGAGATTTGGGCTCCCGCTGGATAGTAGAAAAACCTATACAAAATCCGACTGGATCCTTTGGACAGCCAGCATGGCTAAAACCAGATCAGACTTTGAATTCTTTATAGATCCGGTCTACAAATTTGCCACTGAAACACCTGACCGCGTTCCCCTGAGTGATTGGTATGAGACAACTGATGCCCATCAGGTGGGCTTTCAGGCACGTAGTGTTGTTGGCGGGTTTTATATGCGGTTATTGGAAAAACAGCTTCTTAATAACTAA
- a CDS encoding aldose epimerase family protein, whose translation MKQRSRVFRLAAMGAFVITAALSLSCNSGNSDRAGKGNGTKDTTVNLLNKAGFQGMLDGVKTDLYVLKNASGMIATFTNYGGRLVSLQVPDKEGKLVNVVCGFSSIADYARATEPYYGATIGRFGNRIARGKFTLNGKTYTLFTNNGVNTLHGGKKGFQYQTFDASQPDSSTIVFTRVSKDMEEGFPGNLQVKVTYHLNADNGLEMTYDASTDKPTIINLTNHAFFNLNGEGNGTILNHSFTIYASHITPVDSTLIPMGKISSVKGTPFDFLTARTMGARIDQDNVQLKNGKGYDINYVLDSTGSHHLAATVIGDKSGIRMDVYTDQPGLQVYSGNFMNAANTFNNGVKDSFRTAFAMETQHFPDAPNHPDFPSTVLNPGQTYHTASEYKFSIQK comes from the coding sequence ATGAAACAAAGATCTAGAGTCTTTCGCCTCGCAGCAATGGGGGCTTTTGTGATAACAGCGGCGCTGTCGCTGTCCTGCAACAGCGGGAATAGTGATAGAGCTGGCAAAGGAAACGGAACTAAAGACACCACCGTCAATTTGCTCAATAAGGCCGGGTTTCAGGGGATGCTGGACGGTGTTAAAACGGATCTCTACGTGTTGAAAAACGCCAGTGGAATGATCGCGACTTTTACGAACTATGGCGGACGGCTGGTCAGTCTGCAGGTGCCGGATAAAGAGGGAAAATTAGTGAATGTTGTCTGCGGGTTTTCCTCCATTGCTGATTATGCAAGGGCCACTGAACCCTATTATGGCGCGACGATCGGAAGATTCGGGAACCGGATTGCCAGAGGTAAATTCACACTGAACGGAAAAACGTATACATTATTTACCAATAATGGAGTCAATACACTGCATGGAGGAAAAAAGGGATTTCAATACCAGACATTTGATGCCAGCCAGCCAGACAGCAGCACTATAGTTTTTACCCGTGTTTCCAAGGATATGGAAGAAGGATTCCCCGGCAACTTACAGGTAAAAGTTACCTATCACCTAAATGCGGATAACGGACTGGAGATGACCTATGATGCCTCTACAGATAAACCCACCATAATCAACCTGACCAACCATGCCTTCTTTAATCTTAACGGTGAAGGGAATGGCACGATCCTGAACCATAGCTTTACTATCTACGCCAGCCATATTACACCGGTTGACAGCACACTGATCCCTATGGGTAAGATATCCTCCGTGAAAGGGACACCTTTTGATTTTCTCACGGCCCGCACAATGGGCGCCAGAATTGATCAGGATAATGTGCAACTGAAAAACGGGAAAGGATATGATATTAATTATGTACTGGATAGTACAGGCAGTCATCATTTAGCCGCGACAGTTATAGGGGATAAAAGCGGCATTAGAATGGATGTCTATACAGATCAGCCGGGATTACAGGTATATAGCGGAAACTTTATGAATGCTGCCAATACTTTTAATAACGGTGTTAAAGACAGTTTCAGAACAGCTTTTGCTATGGAAACACAACATTTTCCCGATGCGCCCAACCACCCTGATTTTCCAAGTACGGTCTTAAACCCGGGACAGACCTATCATACAGCATCCGAGTATAAATTTTCAATACAGAAATAA
- a CDS encoding glycoside hydrolase family 43 protein → MIKKTCGLTSIITCFLVTFFSLTGIGQPAGSLAGKDSFANPLLVTGPDPWVVQHNGVYYFCRTTGRNIQLLATTKMSRLGEAKPVTVWTPPSEGMYAKELWAPEMHYINHKWYIYFAADDGNNDHHRMFVLENANADPLSKNWVFKGQVTDPTNKWAIDGSVFEYKKKLYMIWSGWEGDQNIHQNIYIARLKNPWTVQGERVMLSTSVYDWEKRGSVKGSLPTVNEGPEILKGSNERLFLVYSASGCWTDHYCLGMLSLKKRGNPMKATDWIKSPQPVFASAPEIGVYAPGHNGFFKSPDGKEDWIIYHANDKAGQGCGRFRSPRMQPVHWKADGTPDFGKPVKVGEKLAVPSGE, encoded by the coding sequence ATGATTAAAAAGACATGCGGCTTAACGAGTATTATAACGTGCTTCCTTGTTACCTTCTTTTCCCTGACGGGTATTGGTCAGCCGGCCGGTTCACTGGCAGGGAAAGACAGTTTTGCTAACCCGCTTTTGGTGACGGGGCCGGACCCCTGGGTAGTTCAGCATAATGGGGTTTACTATTTTTGCCGCACCACCGGACGCAATATTCAGTTATTAGCGACAACAAAAATGTCCCGGTTAGGCGAGGCCAAACCCGTTACCGTCTGGACACCGCCTTCGGAAGGCATGTATGCTAAAGAGCTGTGGGCTCCGGAAATGCATTACATCAATCATAAGTGGTACATTTATTTTGCAGCCGATGATGGCAATAATGATCATCACCGGATGTTTGTGCTAGAGAACGCAAATGCTGACCCGCTTTCCAAAAACTGGGTCTTTAAAGGGCAGGTTACTGATCCTACGAATAAATGGGCGATCGATGGATCTGTTTTTGAATACAAGAAGAAACTATACATGATCTGGTCTGGGTGGGAAGGGGATCAGAATATACATCAGAATATTTATATCGCAAGACTTAAAAACCCCTGGACTGTCCAGGGGGAAAGGGTGATGCTTTCAACCTCGGTGTATGACTGGGAAAAAAGAGGAAGCGTTAAAGGAAGTTTGCCCACAGTTAATGAAGGCCCGGAGATCCTAAAGGGTTCAAATGAGCGCCTTTTTCTTGTGTATTCGGCAAGCGGTTGCTGGACTGACCACTATTGCCTGGGAATGCTTAGCCTGAAAAAGAGAGGCAATCCCATGAAGGCGACAGATTGGATCAAAAGCCCTCAACCGGTTTTTGCCAGTGCGCCGGAAATTGGTGTATATGCGCCGGGTCACAATGGATTTTTTAAATCTCCCGATGGTAAAGAGGACTGGATCATCTACCACGCGAATGATAAGGCCGGTCAGGGTTGCGGACGGTTCAGAAGCCCCAGGATGCAACCTGTTCACTGGAAAGCAGACGGCACGCCTGATTTTGGCAAGCCGGTAAAGGTGGGAGAAAAACTGGCGGTTCCCTCAGGCGAATAA
- a CDS encoding LLM class flavin-dependent oxidoreductase, whose protein sequence is MTAKLTDIPFSVLDLAPIVQGGNAADSFKRSVALARHVEQLGFKRVWYAEHHNMENIASSATVLLISHVAEHTEHIRVGSGGIMLPNHAPLVVAEQFGTLESLFPDRIDLGLGRAPGTDQLTSMALRRYHHSVDQFPGDVAELRGYLAAADGNTPVKAVPGIGTQVPIWLLGSSTFSAQLAARMGLPFAFASHFAPTYLHEALRLYREQFRPSIQLDAPYAMACINVIAADTDSEADRLATSFYQMARGIVTNARQPLPPPVDSMDGIWDDMEKAAVLQMMRYSFIGSPGTVRAGLEAFVEQTNVDEIMVGSHIYDNSARLHSYSLLKPFFKSCH, encoded by the coding sequence ATGACAGCAAAATTAACAGATATCCCGTTTAGTGTATTAGACCTGGCGCCCATTGTACAGGGCGGTAACGCTGCTGATTCTTTTAAAAGAAGTGTTGCGCTGGCCAGACATGTTGAACAATTAGGGTTTAAGCGGGTCTGGTACGCAGAACATCATAATATGGAGAATATTGCCAGTTCGGCTACTGTTTTGCTGATCTCGCATGTTGCTGAGCATACAGAGCATATCCGGGTGGGATCCGGCGGGATTATGTTGCCCAACCACGCGCCGCTGGTTGTGGCGGAACAATTCGGAACCCTTGAGTCTCTGTTTCCTGACAGAATTGATCTTGGATTGGGCCGGGCGCCCGGCACTGACCAGCTGACTTCGATGGCGCTCAGAAGGTATCATCACAGTGTAGACCAGTTTCCGGGTGACGTGGCCGAGCTTAGAGGTTATCTGGCGGCTGCAGATGGCAACACGCCCGTAAAGGCAGTTCCTGGGATAGGCACGCAGGTTCCCATCTGGCTTTTAGGGTCCAGCACATTTAGTGCCCAGCTTGCGGCAAGAATGGGTTTGCCCTTTGCGTTTGCCAGTCATTTTGCGCCGACCTACCTGCACGAGGCGCTTCGATTATACCGGGAGCAGTTCCGGCCTTCTATTCAACTGGATGCGCCTTATGCGATGGCCTGTATTAATGTGATCGCTGCTGATACAGACAGCGAAGCGGATCGATTGGCAACTTCCTTTTATCAGATGGCCAGAGGGATTGTTACCAATGCACGTCAGCCGCTTCCGCCACCTGTGGATTCCATGGACGGCATCTGGGATGACATGGAAAAAGCGGCCGTGTTGCAAATGATGCGTTACAGTTTTATCGGTAGTCCCGGGACAGTACGGGCCGGCTTGGAGGCGTTTGTTGAGCAGACAAATGTTGATGAAATTATGGTAGGGAGCCACATCTATGATAATTCAGCCAGATTGCATTCTTACAGTCTGTTGAAACCCTTTTTTAAAAGCTGCCACTAA
- a CDS encoding SMP-30/gluconolactonase/LRE family protein: protein MYNTDNAPKWYRLRPGQPALFCIFAMLVLLTIDNLSAQPAADSIQTGQLTQLKHNFAFTEGPVSDDSGNVYFTDQPNNAIWKYDIEDRFSIFMQPAGRANGMIIDAEGDLFACADLRNQLWKIDIKSKKVDTLLTGYQGKLLNGPNDLWMDENGGIFFTDPYYQRDYWARKETQQDKPCVYYLPKNATKAIRVSDLLVKPNGIVGSADGRHLFVADIEGKKIYRFDIGNGGRLSNPFVILHHVADGITIDQKGHLYLSGNGVTVINAQGRIIKYIPVDEPWVSNLCFGGKNHNILFITASTHLYKISTNQNGVQP from the coding sequence ATGTATAACACTGATAATGCTCCCAAGTGGTATCGCTTAAGGCCGGGCCAACCGGCTCTTTTCTGCATTTTTGCCATGCTAGTACTTTTAACTATTGACAATCTATCCGCTCAGCCTGCCGCAGACTCTATTCAGACAGGCCAACTCACACAGCTTAAGCACAATTTCGCATTTACAGAGGGGCCCGTCAGTGATGACTCCGGAAATGTATACTTTACAGATCAGCCCAATAATGCGATTTGGAAGTATGATATAGAGGACCGGTTCTCAATTTTTATGCAACCGGCAGGCCGGGCTAACGGAATGATCATCGATGCAGAAGGCGACCTGTTTGCCTGCGCTGATTTACGCAATCAGCTCTGGAAAATCGATATTAAGAGCAAAAAAGTAGATACACTGCTCACGGGCTATCAGGGCAAATTACTCAATGGGCCTAATGATCTGTGGATGGATGAGAACGGAGGCATTTTTTTTACGGATCCCTATTACCAAAGAGATTATTGGGCCAGAAAGGAAACACAGCAAGACAAGCCTTGCGTTTATTATTTGCCCAAAAATGCAACAAAGGCGATCCGCGTAAGTGACCTGTTGGTAAAACCCAACGGGATCGTCGGTTCTGCGGATGGACGGCATCTGTTTGTGGCAGATATTGAGGGTAAGAAGATCTATAGATTTGACATCGGCAATGGTGGCCGGCTGTCTAACCCGTTTGTCATATTACATCATGTCGCAGACGGTATTACGATAGATCAGAAGGGGCACCTCTATCTTAGCGGCAATGGCGTGACGGTTATTAATGCTCAGGGAAGAATCATTAAGTATATACCTGTAGATGAACCCTGGGTTTCTAATCTTTGCTTTGGCGGAAAGAATCATAATATCCTGTTTATAACGGCTTCTACTCACCTTTATAAAATAAGCACGAATCAAAACGGCGTACAGCCTTGA
- the cls gene encoding cardiolipin synthase: MDWILIWEIVYSVLLVFVCLKAIYDTGSNTKALAYVLSIIFLPFVGMVFYFVFGTNYRKRKIYSRKLLADDNQSKKLEAAIQRKSLSIIEGGNETVQLHKGIARLLLKENMSPLTGGNKVELLINGELKFPRVLEVLKAARHHIHMEYYIYEDDEIGRTIEEVLKQKAREGVEVRLIYDDFGSRSIRKKLVPRLKEAGVQAYPFYEIIFLAFANRLNYRNHRKIIVVDGRIGFIGGINVSDGYVNPSKAEKLRQRKRKRFWRDSHVSIEGAGVHYLQHLFLCDWNFCAGQTIAPNGDYFPRLNGNTGPEGKYVQIAASGPDSDNPTILFSLLQAIHQASHELLITTPYFIPEQAVIDALSIASLSGIKVKLLVPGKSDSRIVNAAARSFYGELLDVGVDIYLYQKGFIHAKTLVADKSLSIIGSANMDYRSFDLNFEANAIIYDEAFGAELAKSFYEDLEGAVKLDAFQWERRFWLQKLLEKTVRLIAPLL, encoded by the coding sequence ATGGATTGGATCCTTATTTGGGAGATTGTCTATAGTGTACTCTTGGTATTCGTGTGCCTGAAAGCAATATATGATACAGGCTCTAACACCAAGGCGCTCGCTTACGTATTATCCATTATTTTTTTACCCTTTGTCGGGATGGTGTTTTATTTTGTGTTTGGCACCAATTACCGTAAAAGAAAAATTTACTCCAGAAAGCTATTGGCTGATGATAACCAGTCTAAAAAACTGGAGGCTGCTATTCAACGTAAATCGCTGAGCATAATCGAGGGGGGCAATGAGACCGTTCAGCTGCACAAAGGGATCGCCAGGCTGCTGTTGAAGGAAAACATGAGCCCTTTGACAGGGGGAAATAAAGTGGAGTTGCTGATTAATGGTGAATTGAAGTTTCCCAGGGTATTGGAGGTGCTTAAGGCTGCCCGACATCATATCCATATGGAGTATTATATTTATGAAGATGATGAGATCGGCAGGACGATTGAGGAAGTCTTGAAACAAAAAGCAAGGGAGGGCGTGGAGGTCAGGCTGATCTATGATGATTTTGGCAGCAGGTCCATTCGGAAGAAGCTCGTGCCCCGGTTAAAAGAGGCAGGGGTGCAGGCCTACCCTTTTTATGAAATTATTTTCCTGGCGTTTGCCAACCGCCTTAACTATCGCAACCACCGCAAGATTATCGTCGTCGATGGAAGAATTGGGTTTATTGGTGGTATTAATGTCAGCGACGGATATGTTAATCCATCGAAAGCAGAGAAACTGCGACAAAGAAAGAGAAAACGCTTCTGGCGAGACTCTCATGTGAGCATCGAAGGTGCAGGCGTGCATTATTTGCAGCACTTGTTTTTATGTGATTGGAATTTTTGTGCAGGGCAAACTATTGCGCCTAATGGAGACTATTTCCCGAGGCTGAACGGCAACACCGGACCCGAAGGGAAGTATGTACAAATCGCTGCCAGCGGCCCGGATTCCGACAACCCCACGATATTATTTTCTCTCTTGCAGGCGATTCACCAGGCCAGCCATGAGCTATTAATTACGACACCGTACTTTATTCCTGAACAGGCAGTAATAGATGCGCTTAGCATTGCCTCTTTGTCAGGCATTAAGGTGAAGTTGCTTGTGCCGGGCAAATCTGATTCAAGAATTGTCAACGCTGCCGCCAGGTCTTTTTATGGAGAATTGCTGGATGTTGGCGTGGATATATATCTTTATCAAAAAGGGTTTATTCATGCCAAAACGCTTGTAGCAGACAAGAGCCTTTCTATTATTGGGTCCGCGAATATGGATTACAGGAGCTTTGACTTAAACTTTGAAGCCAATGCGATTATTTATGATGAAGCGTTTGGAGCTGAGCTCGCTAAAAGTTTTTATGAAGATTTAGAAGGGGCGGTAAAGCTGGATGCTTTTCAATGGGAACGGCGTTTCTGGCTGCAAAAGTTGCTGGAAAAAACTGTCAGGCTCATTGCGCCGCTACTTTGA
- a CDS encoding aminotransferase class V-fold PLP-dependent enzyme has translation MQPDSNGTIYLNTAGCGLISADSLKAGADVYNAFAVDSSTRSERWRETEDPAYRKTLAGFLEVDESRLGYIPNFSYAMNMVVQSLRGDERVLVYKNDYPSIIAPFVQNGFAVHTMDSEKGFSLRLETIAQIFTEQKIDILAIGHVQWQTGFKIDLSDLTALCKKHHVKLIVDATQSLGAIPIPMQKLDIDVLIASNYKWMNSGFGNGIIYFDPSFLAVYPPVVIGAASLEYAGQARSYEPGGLNIYGLALLNQAIREKKMFGASQIHAHNMRLTKTLLDGLAIHRDKIEIYGDYTIDNRASIVVLKDVINHHGSLGAFLAAAGIVVTNRGGTLRISMHFYNQPEEVGYLLQKIEDWLK, from the coding sequence ATGCAACCTGATTCCAATGGAACGATATATCTGAATACCGCGGGATGCGGACTGATTTCTGCAGACAGCCTGAAAGCCGGAGCGGATGTTTACAATGCCTTTGCGGTAGACAGTTCGACCAGATCTGAACGCTGGCGTGAGACGGAGGATCCGGCCTACAGAAAAACGCTGGCGGGCTTTCTCGAGGTGGACGAAAGCAGGTTGGGTTATATTCCCAATTTCTCTTATGCCATGAATATGGTGGTTCAATCCTTAAGGGGCGATGAGCGGGTCCTGGTCTATAAAAACGATTATCCTTCCATTATCGCTCCATTTGTACAAAATGGGTTTGCTGTACATACAATGGATAGTGAAAAAGGATTTTCGTTGCGTCTTGAAACGATCGCACAGATTTTCACAGAACAAAAAATTGATATTCTGGCCATTGGCCATGTACAGTGGCAGACTGGATTTAAAATAGACCTGTCGGATCTGACAGCGCTCTGTAAAAAACATCATGTTAAACTGATTGTTGATGCGACGCAAAGCCTGGGTGCCATACCCATTCCCATGCAAAAGCTGGATATTGATGTACTGATCGCCAGCAATTATAAATGGATGAACAGCGGTTTTGGCAATGGCATTATTTATTTCGATCCGTCTTTTCTGGCGGTTTATCCGCCAGTCGTCATTGGTGCGGCATCCCTGGAGTATGCGGGACAAGCCAGAAGTTATGAACCGGGCGGATTAAATATCTATGGGCTGGCGTTACTCAACCAGGCGATCCGGGAAAAAAAGATGTTCGGCGCCAGTCAGATCCATGCACATAATATGCGCCTTACCAAAACGCTTTTAGACGGACTGGCGATCCATAGAGATAAAATTGAAATTTACGGAGACTATACGATCGACAACAGAGCTTCCATTGTTGTATTAAAGGATGTCATCAATCATCATGGCTCTTTAGGTGCCTTCCTGGCGGCGGCAGGGATTGTAGTGACAAATAGAGGAGGGACACTTAGAATCAGCATGCATTTTTATAACCAACCCGAAGAGGTCGGATATTTATTGCAAAAGATCGAGGACTGGCTGAAATAA
- a CDS encoding AraC family transcriptional regulator, protein MESTFKPRIEIIKPEVGYSFFYKRYDAQHPNPTTAAWHYHPEFELVYVNEGAGKRQVGTHLSHYRNGDLILIGSNLPHCGFTRTLSGTQRETLVQWRMEAFGEGFFQIPELKPILRLFEQAKSGMVFHGEDKRTIGAVLESMEYHRGPERFLTLLKALTMMAGASQYTVLNAGRILLEARMEDQEKINSIFNYVKENFNEEIALSDIAAQVFLTPSSFCKYFKKITNKTFVQYLIEYRLIHAAKLLHESKLAISDICYECGFNNYSHFNKKFKEVMGRTPLQYRNELRAPSSMEPLSPEAAFGL, encoded by the coding sequence ATGGAATCTACGTTTAAACCCCGCATTGAAATAATAAAGCCTGAGGTAGGATATTCTTTTTTTTATAAACGCTATGATGCACAACACCCCAATCCTACTACAGCTGCCTGGCATTATCACCCTGAATTCGAATTAGTATATGTGAATGAAGGAGCCGGTAAAAGGCAGGTAGGAACACATTTGTCCCATTATCGTAACGGAGACTTAATCTTAATCGGCTCCAACCTTCCCCACTGCGGGTTTACCCGGACCCTCAGCGGAACGCAAAGGGAAACCCTGGTGCAGTGGCGGATGGAAGCTTTCGGCGAAGGCTTTTTTCAGATTCCTGAATTAAAACCCATATTGCGCTTATTTGAACAGGCAAAAAGCGGAATGGTCTTTCATGGAGAAGACAAAAGAACTATCGGCGCTGTCCTGGAATCCATGGAGTACCACAGGGGCCCGGAAAGGTTTCTTACGCTTTTAAAGGCGCTTACAATGATGGCCGGCGCCAGTCAGTATACGGTCCTTAATGCAGGGCGTATTTTGCTGGAAGCCAGGATGGAAGATCAGGAAAAAATTAATAGCATCTTCAACTATGTCAAAGAGAATTTCAATGAGGAAATCGCACTGTCGGATATTGCGGCACAGGTATTTCTGACTCCTTCCTCTTTCTGTAAGTACTTTAAAAAGATAACGAATAAGACATTTGTACAGTATCTGATTGAATACCGGTTGATTCATGCAGCGAAATTGCTGCATGAAAGCAAACTGGCCATCTCAGATATCTGTTATGAATGTGGCTTTAATAACTATAGCCACTTCAATAAAAAGTTCAAAGAGGTAATGGGCAGAACACCGTTGCAATACAGGAATGAATTAAGGGCACCCAGCTCAATGGAGCCGCTTTCTCCTGAGGCTGCTTTCGGACTGTAA
- a CDS encoding BlaI/MecI/CopY family transcriptional regulator — translation MKTNRKITDSELEILQILWEKGPSSVRTVHEALGNTKQTGYTTSLKLMQIMFEKGLLTRDESAKTHIYAAAISEVNGQKQAVDKIIDSMFKGSSTNLVMHALGNYNPSDKEINEIKAYLEGLRQKEN, via the coding sequence ATGAAGACAAACAGGAAAATAACTGACAGCGAACTGGAGATATTACAGATTCTCTGGGAAAAGGGTCCAAGCTCTGTAAGGACTGTACATGAGGCATTGGGGAATACCAAACAAACCGGCTATACAACTTCTCTTAAATTAATGCAGATCATGTTTGAAAAAGGTCTCTTGACCCGTGATGAATCTGCAAAGACACATATATATGCAGCAGCGATTTCTGAGGTGAATGGACAAAAACAGGCTGTAGATAAAATAATTGACTCTATGTTTAAGGGGTCCTCCACCAACTTGGTCATGCATGCTTTAGGTAACTATAATCCTTCTGATAAGGAAATTAATGAGATCAAAGCGTATTTGGAAGGGCTTCGGCAAAAAGAAAACTAA